The following coding sequences lie in one Portunus trituberculatus isolate SZX2019 chromosome 12, ASM1759143v1, whole genome shotgun sequence genomic window:
- the LOC123502662 gene encoding anaphase-promoting complex subunit 10-like isoform X2, whose amino-acid sequence MPANNRTIIMMQMMSLNSTVRVSGEEPDPGREERSGRVREVGNQAVWSLSSCKPGFGVEQLRDDCLDTYWQSDGPQPHLVNIQFRRKTTIQDVWIYADYKADESYTPSRISIRCGTHFNDLQEIEVVDLHEPSGWLLIPLKDIQERPIRTYMVQIAVLSNHQNGRDTHMRQIKIHSPVVNTVVAVECVGAFTSPIFKRYGVIR is encoded by the exons ATGCCGGCAAATAATaggacaataataatg ATGCAGATGATGTCTCTGAACAGCACAGTGCGTGTTTCTGGGGAGGAGCCTGACCCGGGACGAGAGGAGAGGTCAGGTCGGGTGAGGGAAGTGGGCAACCAGGCTGTGTGGTCACTGTCCTCTTGCAAGCCAG GGTTTGGCGTGGAGCAGCTGAGGGATGACTGCCTGGACACTTACTGGCAGTCTGACGGGCCACAGCCTCATTTGGTCAACATTCAGTTCCGCCGCAAGACAACCATTCAGGACGTTTGGATCTATGCCGACTACAAGGCTGATGAGAGCTATACCCCAAGCAG GATCTCCATTCGCTGTGGGACTCACTTCAACGACCTGCAGGAAATAGAGGTGGTGGATTTGCATGAGCCCAGTGGTTGGCTGCTCATCCCCCTcaaggacatccaggagaggcCCATCCGTACCTACATGGTCCAGATTGCAGTGCTGTCCAACCACCAGAACGGACGAGACACACACATGCGCCAGATCAAGATACACTCCCCTGTTGTGAAcactgtggtggcggtggagtgtGTTGGTGCCTTCACCTCACCCATCTTCAAGCGGTATGGTGTGATtcgatga
- the LOC123502662 gene encoding anaphase-promoting complex subunit 10-like isoform X1: MSKDTTRERSETFETSECQSLEASPVTHQQLQEKIHAHLTSVSTFSRTFQMQMMSLNSTVRVSGEEPDPGREERSGRVREVGNQAVWSLSSCKPGFGVEQLRDDCLDTYWQSDGPQPHLVNIQFRRKTTIQDVWIYADYKADESYTPSRISIRCGTHFNDLQEIEVVDLHEPSGWLLIPLKDIQERPIRTYMVQIAVLSNHQNGRDTHMRQIKIHSPVVNTVVAVECVGAFTSPIFKRYGVIR, encoded by the exons atGAGCAAAGATACAACTCGAGAAAGATCAGAAACCTTCGAGACTTCGGAATGTCAGTCTTTGGAAGCTTCACCAGTGACTCACCAACAGTTGCAGGAGAAGATACACGCTCACCTCACCTCAGTCTCAACCTTCTCACGTACATTCCAA ATGCAGATGATGTCTCTGAACAGCACAGTGCGTGTTTCTGGGGAGGAGCCTGACCCGGGACGAGAGGAGAGGTCAGGTCGGGTGAGGGAAGTGGGCAACCAGGCTGTGTGGTCACTGTCCTCTTGCAAGCCAG GGTTTGGCGTGGAGCAGCTGAGGGATGACTGCCTGGACACTTACTGGCAGTCTGACGGGCCACAGCCTCATTTGGTCAACATTCAGTTCCGCCGCAAGACAACCATTCAGGACGTTTGGATCTATGCCGACTACAAGGCTGATGAGAGCTATACCCCAAGCAG GATCTCCATTCGCTGTGGGACTCACTTCAACGACCTGCAGGAAATAGAGGTGGTGGATTTGCATGAGCCCAGTGGTTGGCTGCTCATCCCCCTcaaggacatccaggagaggcCCATCCGTACCTACATGGTCCAGATTGCAGTGCTGTCCAACCACCAGAACGGACGAGACACACACATGCGCCAGATCAAGATACACTCCCCTGTTGTGAAcactgtggtggcggtggagtgtGTTGGTGCCTTCACCTCACCCATCTTCAAGCGGTATGGTGTGATtcgatga
- the LOC123502662 gene encoding anaphase-promoting complex subunit 10-like isoform X3 encodes MQMMSLNSTVRVSGEEPDPGREERSGRVREVGNQAVWSLSSCKPGFGVEQLRDDCLDTYWQSDGPQPHLVNIQFRRKTTIQDVWIYADYKADESYTPSRISIRCGTHFNDLQEIEVVDLHEPSGWLLIPLKDIQERPIRTYMVQIAVLSNHQNGRDTHMRQIKIHSPVVNTVVAVECVGAFTSPIFKRYGVIR; translated from the exons ATGCAGATGATGTCTCTGAACAGCACAGTGCGTGTTTCTGGGGAGGAGCCTGACCCGGGACGAGAGGAGAGGTCAGGTCGGGTGAGGGAAGTGGGCAACCAGGCTGTGTGGTCACTGTCCTCTTGCAAGCCAG GGTTTGGCGTGGAGCAGCTGAGGGATGACTGCCTGGACACTTACTGGCAGTCTGACGGGCCACAGCCTCATTTGGTCAACATTCAGTTCCGCCGCAAGACAACCATTCAGGACGTTTGGATCTATGCCGACTACAAGGCTGATGAGAGCTATACCCCAAGCAG GATCTCCATTCGCTGTGGGACTCACTTCAACGACCTGCAGGAAATAGAGGTGGTGGATTTGCATGAGCCCAGTGGTTGGCTGCTCATCCCCCTcaaggacatccaggagaggcCCATCCGTACCTACATGGTCCAGATTGCAGTGCTGTCCAACCACCAGAACGGACGAGACACACACATGCGCCAGATCAAGATACACTCCCCTGTTGTGAAcactgtggtggcggtggagtgtGTTGGTGCCTTCACCTCACCCATCTTCAAGCGGTATGGTGTGATtcgatga
- the LOC123502661 gene encoding UDP-sugar transporter UST74c-like isoform X1: MELLKRIFSALFYGLCSFLIMVINKMILTTYKFPSFQFVALGQMTATVVVLFVAKKLRVVDFSGFSLEIVPKIWPLPLMYVGNLIFGLGGTKRLSLPMFTVLRRFSILFTMIAERLLLGVHPALTVQLTVYMMILGSIIAAVNDLSFDSIGYFFVLTNNVFTAGTGVYVKKKLESKELGKYGLLFYNSLFMLPFATVFCWINGDFVKTWEYEGWRDPAFVSQFLLSCIMGFVLMYSVMVCTQFNSALTTTIIGCLKNIFITYLGMIIGGDYVFSFYNFVGLNISIVGSIIYSWVTFRQKDSPKADTVKPPTPATTASKRRNMWV; this comes from the exons gtTCCCCTCCTTCCAGTTCGTGGCGCttggacag ATGACAGCCACAGTGGTAGTGCTGTTTGTGGCCAAGAAGCTGCGTGTGGTGGATTTTTCAGGATTCTCGTTGGAAATTGTACCAAAAATCTGGCCGCTGCCTCTCATGTATGTGGGCAACCTCATCTTTGGTCTCGGAGGCACCAAGcgactcag CTTGCCGATGTTCACCGTGCTGCGAAGGTTTAGCATTCTCTTCACCATGATCGCCGAGAGACTACTGCTTGG TGTCCACCCAGCCCTCACTGTGCAGCTGACTGTGTACATGATGATCCTGGGCTCCATCATTGCTGCTGT gAACGACTTGTCCTTTGATTCCATTGGCTACTTCTTTGTGCTGACCAACAACGTGTTCACGGCGGGCACTGGTGTGTACGTCAAGAAGAAACTGGAGAGTAAGGAGCTGGGGAAGTATGGCCTGCTCTTCTACAACTCCCTCTTCATGCTGCCCTTCGCCACTGTCTTCTGCTGGATCAATGGGGACTttgtgaag acgTGGGAGTACGAGGGATGGCGGGACCCAGCGTTCGTGAGTCAGTTCCTGCTGTCGTGCATCATGGGGTTCGTGCTGATGTACTCGGTGATGGTGTGCACTCAGTTCAACTcagcactcaccaccaccatcatcggcTGCCTCAAAAACATCTTCATCACGTACCTGGGCATGATCATCGGAGGGGATTACGTGTTCTCCTTCTATAACTTTGTGGGGCTCAATATAAG CATTGTAGGCAGCATCATCTATTCCTGGGTGACATTTAGACAAAAGGACAGCCCCAAGGCAGATACAGTGAAGCCGCCCACACCTGCCACAACG GCATCAAAGAGGAGAAACATGTGGGTATGA
- the LOC123502661 gene encoding UDP-sugar transporter UST74c-like isoform X2, with protein sequence MELLKRIFSALFYGLCSFLIMVINKMILTTYKFPSFQFVALGQMTATVVVLFVAKKLRVVDFSGFSLEIVPKIWPLPLMYVGNLIFGLGGTKRLSLPMFTVLRRFSILFTMIAERLLLGVHPALTVQLTVYMMILGSIIAAVNDLSFDSIGYFFVLTNNVFTAGTGVYVKKKLESKELGKYGLLFYNSLFMLPFATVFCWINGDFVKTWEYEGWRDPAFVSQFLLSCIMGFVLMYSVMVCTQFNSALTTTIIGCLKNIFITYLGMIIGGDYVFSFYNFVGLNISIVGSIIYSWVTFRQKDSPKADTVKPPTPATTV encoded by the exons gtTCCCCTCCTTCCAGTTCGTGGCGCttggacag ATGACAGCCACAGTGGTAGTGCTGTTTGTGGCCAAGAAGCTGCGTGTGGTGGATTTTTCAGGATTCTCGTTGGAAATTGTACCAAAAATCTGGCCGCTGCCTCTCATGTATGTGGGCAACCTCATCTTTGGTCTCGGAGGCACCAAGcgactcag CTTGCCGATGTTCACCGTGCTGCGAAGGTTTAGCATTCTCTTCACCATGATCGCCGAGAGACTACTGCTTGG TGTCCACCCAGCCCTCACTGTGCAGCTGACTGTGTACATGATGATCCTGGGCTCCATCATTGCTGCTGT gAACGACTTGTCCTTTGATTCCATTGGCTACTTCTTTGTGCTGACCAACAACGTGTTCACGGCGGGCACTGGTGTGTACGTCAAGAAGAAACTGGAGAGTAAGGAGCTGGGGAAGTATGGCCTGCTCTTCTACAACTCCCTCTTCATGCTGCCCTTCGCCACTGTCTTCTGCTGGATCAATGGGGACTttgtgaag acgTGGGAGTACGAGGGATGGCGGGACCCAGCGTTCGTGAGTCAGTTCCTGCTGTCGTGCATCATGGGGTTCGTGCTGATGTACTCGGTGATGGTGTGCACTCAGTTCAACTcagcactcaccaccaccatcatcggcTGCCTCAAAAACATCTTCATCACGTACCTGGGCATGATCATCGGAGGGGATTACGTGTTCTCCTTCTATAACTTTGTGGGGCTCAATATAAG CATTGTAGGCAGCATCATCTATTCCTGGGTGACATTTAGACAAAAGGACAGCCCCAAGGCAGATACAGTGAAGCCGCCCACACCTGCCACAACGGTATAG